A single window of Rubripirellula lacrimiformis DNA harbors:
- a CDS encoding dioxygenase family protein, whose translation MFPKNHLLGRREILQGGVAVGTAAFTTAGVFADMIQTPPQTEGPFYPNRMPLDTDNDLLVINDSITPGVGEITHLSGRVLDRKGNPIRNAFVEIWQVDNNAVYIHTDDRTNRDNQDTNFQGYGRFLTDSKGQYYFRTIKPVPYPGRTPHIHFGISKNAKRILTTQLYVKDHPANAKDGILNRIDKTARETVLGDFNPIPGSKFGELAVNFDIVLGITAQEAEDGTMHGMGKSDRQGGRRRG comes from the coding sequence ATGTTCCCAAAGAACCATTTGTTGGGTCGCCGAGAAATTTTGCAGGGCGGCGTTGCTGTTGGCACGGCCGCCTTTACGACCGCGGGCGTGTTCGCCGACATGATCCAAACGCCCCCGCAGACCGAGGGCCCGTTCTACCCCAACCGGATGCCCCTGGATACCGACAACGATCTGTTGGTGATCAACGATTCGATCACTCCCGGCGTAGGCGAGATCACGCATCTGTCGGGGCGAGTTCTGGATAGGAAGGGCAACCCAATCCGGAATGCGTTTGTCGAAATCTGGCAGGTCGACAACAACGCGGTTTACATCCATACCGACGATCGGACCAACCGCGACAACCAGGACACGAACTTCCAAGGCTACGGCCGTTTCTTAACGGATTCGAAAGGCCAGTACTATTTCCGCACCATCAAACCCGTTCCCTATCCTGGACGAACGCCGCACATCCACTTCGGAATCAGCAAGAACGCAAAACGCATCCTGACGACACAGCTGTACGTGAAAGACCACCCGGCGAACGCCAAGGATGGGATTCTGAATCGGATCGACAAGACGGCCAGAGAGACCGTCCTGGGCGATTTCAATCCAATCCCGGGATCCAAGTTCGGCGAACTAGCGGTGAACTTCGATATCGTGTTAGGCATCACCGCCCAAGAAGCCGAAGACGGCACCATGCATGGGATGGGCAAATCGGATCGACAAGGCGGTCGCCGCCGCGGCTAG
- a CDS encoding ABC transporter permease, with product MSFLDTVRIALRALLKNKMRAVLTIIGVVIGIAAVTTIVSIGQGASQLVSGEFEALGTNVVLVLPGQTRRGGVRQSGAPTLTAEDSDSIGTECPAVLASSPIVGTSGQIIYGNENWNPKEMQGVGSDYLIVRNWDLDAGGFFSDGDIHSNAKVCVIGQTLIPKLFRTVNPLDETIRINNVPFRVIGILAKKGANMVGDDQDDIVLMPHTTVRKRINGSPQDTVHAIMVSARSTDQMGIATKQIESLMYERHQVGPQDEADFSVQDTTEIAATLGIITGTLTLMLSAIAGISLLVGGVGIMNIMLVSVTERTREIGIRMAIGARGKDILRQFLIESVVLSCIGGAIGLALGTATSMAATVLINAYKPGTEWPMVVSIPAAFVAMGFAAAVGVFFGYYPARRASKLDPIDALRYE from the coding sequence ATGTCGTTTCTGGATACGGTTCGTATCGCACTGCGTGCGTTGCTAAAGAACAAGATGCGAGCGGTTTTGACCATCATCGGTGTCGTGATCGGGATCGCGGCCGTGACAACCATCGTGTCGATCGGACAGGGTGCTAGCCAGTTGGTCAGCGGCGAGTTCGAAGCGTTGGGGACCAACGTGGTCTTGGTGCTGCCCGGACAAACCCGTCGCGGCGGTGTTCGCCAATCGGGCGCTCCGACATTGACGGCCGAAGACTCGGATTCCATCGGCACCGAATGCCCGGCGGTCTTGGCGTCATCACCGATCGTTGGCACGTCAGGCCAGATCATTTACGGCAACGAGAACTGGAACCCCAAAGAGATGCAGGGCGTTGGATCCGACTATCTGATCGTCCGCAACTGGGATCTCGACGCGGGTGGTTTCTTTTCCGACGGCGACATCCATTCCAATGCCAAGGTATGTGTGATCGGACAGACGTTGATTCCAAAGCTGTTTCGCACCGTCAATCCGCTGGATGAAACCATTCGAATCAACAATGTGCCGTTTCGAGTGATCGGAATTTTGGCCAAGAAGGGTGCAAACATGGTTGGCGATGACCAGGATGACATCGTCCTGATGCCGCATACAACAGTCCGAAAACGGATCAACGGATCGCCGCAAGACACGGTGCACGCCATCATGGTTTCGGCCCGCAGCACCGACCAGATGGGGATCGCAACCAAACAAATTGAATCGCTGATGTACGAACGCCATCAGGTTGGCCCCCAAGACGAGGCGGACTTCAGCGTTCAAGACACGACCGAAATTGCTGCCACCTTAGGGATCATCACCGGCACGTTGACGTTGATGTTATCGGCAATCGCCGGTATCTCGCTGTTGGTCGGCGGCGTAGGCATTATGAATATCATGCTAGTTTCGGTCACCGAACGGACTCGAGAAATCGGGATTCGGATGGCGATCGGTGCACGGGGCAAGGATATCTTGCGACAGTTTTTGATCGAATCGGTCGTCCTGTCCTGCATTGGCGGTGCGATCGGTCTGGCACTGGGGACAGCGACATCGATGGCGGCCACTGTCCTGATCAACGCCTACAAGCCGGGCACCGAGTGGCCGATGGTGGTTTCCATTCCGGCGGCCTTCGTCGCGATGGGTTTCGCGGCCGCGGTGGGTGTGTTCTTTGGCTATTACCCAGCCCGGCGAGCAAGCAAGCTGGACCCAATCGACGCGCTGAGGTACGAGTAG
- a CDS encoding SDR family oxidoreductase: MKFDVKNKTVLVTGANRGIGKVILEEALSRGAVKVYAAVRKLESAQPLVAEHGDRVVPVRIDLDDPSSITAAAQQASDVDVVVNNAGVLKQSAAVDADAIESLQFEMNANVYGLMRVAQAFAPVLAANGGGALVQLNSVASVKTFAEMATYCASKAASYSITQGLRDSLKANGTAVVSVHPGPIQTDMGQEAGFGDSAASPSLVAQSIFDALAAGEFHAWPDPMAEQIGAAYESFAKNVVEADMQESLS; the protein is encoded by the coding sequence ATGAAATTTGACGTGAAGAACAAGACCGTTTTGGTGACCGGCGCTAACCGTGGCATCGGGAAGGTGATCCTGGAAGAAGCACTCAGTCGCGGTGCCGTGAAGGTTTACGCGGCGGTACGCAAATTGGAATCCGCCCAGCCATTGGTTGCCGAGCATGGCGATCGGGTCGTGCCGGTTCGAATCGATCTGGATGACCCATCATCGATTACCGCCGCAGCGCAGCAGGCAAGCGACGTGGACGTCGTGGTCAACAATGCGGGAGTGCTAAAACAGAGTGCGGCAGTCGACGCCGATGCGATCGAGTCGCTGCAGTTCGAAATGAACGCCAATGTTTACGGACTGATGCGAGTCGCCCAAGCGTTCGCACCGGTCTTGGCAGCCAACGGCGGCGGTGCATTGGTCCAACTCAACAGCGTTGCATCAGTCAAAACGTTCGCTGAAATGGCAACCTACTGTGCATCGAAGGCCGCCAGCTATTCGATCACCCAGGGGCTCCGTGATTCACTAAAGGCTAATGGGACCGCGGTCGTCAGCGTCCACCCAGGTCCGATTCAAACCGACATGGGACAGGAAGCTGGTTTCGGCGACAGCGCCGCCTCGCCGTCCTTGGTGGCACAGTCGATCTTCGACGCCCTTGCGGCGGGCGAATTCCATGCATGGCCCGACCCGATGGCGGAACAGATCGGGGCAGCGTACGAGAGTTTCGCAAAGAACGTCGTCGAAGCCGATATGCAGGAAAGCCTGTCTTGA
- a CDS encoding TolC family protein, giving the protein MDTSSDRNVLRYCLITLVFAAPLISRAEEPCQPILPEQRCLDVRSPGQMCQVAVPLTRRPATVNDPQFDAPVRHLTLNDAINIALANSEVVRVLGGVTASTSGRTIYDTAIINTTIDQQRAAFDPNLQLNNSWNQTETPTAAFDPLDPTNAIINGTQNEGYGLDFGLSKRNLLGGTTNLGVNSNRSRITPGFLPLNPADRTATDLSYTQPILAGAGKAANQVPIVLARIETERSYFQYKAAVQQSVQGVIEAYWSLVFAKTDLWARNQQVEQATFANNRTIARVAAGDASSGDLAQTQLALENFRASLLASQANVLQRQAALLNILGLPPYEAQRTVPVTPMTEDLIAVDWASINELAQRERPDIIELKLILEADQQRFLLADNQARPQLNGVALYRWNGLEGIAPAGNRVRSGSGDFEDWSLGINFSIPLGLRAERASLRQRRLIIQRDRANLDQGLHNMQHLLALSLRNLEQFYAQYERFQAVRVAARKNLEQQLAQYDEGIVQFIVVLQAIVDWGNSVSAEAQSLSQYNTELARLELQTGTILQEHNIVFFEERFRSIGPIGRLGSEECYPRSQRPSANVDRYKGGSQPSEDFFDLEDPVNRKSASESDQSSPVEVDMDTDVEFQKIDANQDGEMTDEEIDKMLEKKNAMRTFSDFLKSRLRR; this is encoded by the coding sequence ATGGATACGTCATCAGATAGAAACGTTCTTCGCTACTGCTTGATCACGCTGGTCTTTGCAGCGCCACTGATATCCCGTGCCGAAGAACCGTGCCAACCGATTCTACCCGAGCAGCGATGTCTGGACGTTCGAAGTCCCGGACAAATGTGTCAAGTGGCGGTTCCCTTGACCCGGCGTCCGGCAACCGTCAACGATCCCCAATTCGACGCTCCCGTTCGACATCTGACATTGAACGATGCGATCAACATTGCCTTGGCCAACAGCGAAGTCGTGCGAGTCCTGGGCGGCGTCACCGCATCGACCAGCGGACGCACGATCTACGACACCGCCATCATCAACACGACAATCGACCAACAGCGAGCCGCGTTCGATCCGAACCTGCAGCTGAACAATTCGTGGAATCAAACCGAAACCCCGACCGCCGCTTTCGACCCGCTGGACCCGACCAATGCGATCATCAACGGGACACAAAACGAAGGTTACGGACTGGACTTTGGGTTGTCCAAACGCAACCTGCTGGGCGGCACCACGAACCTAGGCGTCAATAGCAACCGCAGCCGCATCACGCCTGGATTCCTGCCCCTGAATCCCGCGGACCGTACCGCGACCGACCTAAGTTATACGCAACCGATCTTAGCCGGCGCCGGCAAGGCAGCCAATCAAGTCCCGATCGTGCTGGCGAGGATCGAAACCGAACGATCCTACTTCCAATACAAGGCTGCCGTTCAGCAGTCCGTCCAAGGCGTGATCGAAGCGTACTGGTCGCTTGTGTTTGCGAAAACCGACCTGTGGGCAAGAAACCAGCAAGTCGAACAAGCCACGTTTGCTAACAACCGCACGATCGCTCGCGTCGCCGCGGGCGACGCAAGTTCCGGCGACTTGGCTCAAACCCAACTGGCGCTCGAAAACTTTCGCGCAAGCCTATTGGCGTCGCAAGCCAACGTGCTGCAACGACAGGCCGCTCTGCTGAACATCCTGGGTCTCCCTCCCTACGAAGCGCAGCGAACGGTGCCGGTCACGCCGATGACCGAGGACTTGATCGCCGTTGATTGGGCGTCGATCAATGAACTTGCGCAGCGTGAACGCCCCGACATCATCGAACTGAAGCTTATCCTAGAAGCCGACCAACAACGTTTCTTGCTTGCGGACAATCAAGCCCGGCCTCAGCTAAACGGCGTCGCGCTGTACCGCTGGAACGGGCTCGAAGGGATCGCACCGGCGGGCAACCGAGTTCGCAGTGGCTCGGGAGACTTCGAAGATTGGTCACTCGGCATCAACTTTTCAATACCGTTGGGATTGCGTGCCGAGCGGGCTTCCCTGCGTCAACGCCGACTGATCATTCAACGTGATCGCGCGAACTTGGACCAGGGACTGCACAACATGCAGCATCTATTGGCGCTAAGTCTCCGCAATCTGGAACAGTTCTATGCTCAATACGAACGGTTCCAAGCCGTCCGCGTCGCCGCTCGTAAAAACCTAGAACAACAACTAGCACAGTATGACGAAGGCATTGTTCAGTTTATCGTCGTCCTGCAAGCGATCGTCGATTGGGGCAATAGCGTCAGCGCCGAAGCCCAGTCGTTGTCTCAGTACAACACGGAACTGGCCAGACTAGAACTGCAGACCGGTACGATTCTGCAAGAGCACAACATCGTCTTTTTCGAAGAACGGTTCCGTTCGATTGGACCAATCGGCCGACTAGGAAGCGAGGAATGCTATCCGCGCAGCCAAAGACCATCGGCGAACGTTGATCGCTATAAAGGCGGTTCCCAACCATCCGAAGATTTCTTTGACCTGGAAGATCCCGTCAACCGAAAGTCAGCGTCCGAATCGGATCAGTCATCGCCCGTGGAAGTTGACATGGACACCGACGTCGAGTTCCAAAAGATCGATGCAAACCAGGATGGAGAGATGACCGATGAAGAGATCGACAAGATGCTTGAAAAGAAGAATGCGATGCGAACCTTTTCTGACTTTTTGAAATCCAGGCTGCGTCGATAA
- a CDS encoding AraC family transcriptional regulator: MKSSMDPDSDLKTPVSAKMQGQRSTGKSSVDRSGDQAAATERSRSVALLIETSNAYARGLLKGIASYMHENELWSIYLPELGRDSGPPEWLKRWKGDGIIARIENDAVAAAIQRLDLPVVDVSAARHIPEIPYFEINEVGVGRLAFYHLQERGLRNFAYCDEPRFRWSQLRRDGFAKYVAAGGFECNVFQPKRGAKGQQSALSEREQLTHWIKSLPRPVGVLACYDIKAQEILDVCREQGIRVPEDVALVGVDNDEVLCEICTPPLSSVVPAANRTGYMAAKCLDSLMNGEKRTKLCNLIEPLGVVSRQSTDVLAIDDPDVAIAMRFIRDHYSEGVNVRDVLKVVSISRRSLESRFQNTVGRTLHQEITRRRIARVCQLLNESDLTIAQIAERSGYQNEEYLSVAFRRAMGMPPGRYRRGEPVDID, encoded by the coding sequence GTGAAATCATCCATGGATCCCGATTCGGATTTGAAAACGCCGGTCTCTGCAAAAATGCAGGGTCAGCGAAGCACCGGGAAATCGTCGGTCGATCGGTCCGGAGACCAAGCGGCCGCGACGGAACGATCCAGGTCGGTCGCGTTGCTGATCGAAACGTCCAACGCCTACGCGCGAGGTCTGTTGAAGGGGATCGCGTCGTACATGCACGAAAACGAACTGTGGTCGATCTACCTGCCCGAGCTTGGCCGTGATTCGGGGCCGCCCGAGTGGTTGAAGCGGTGGAAGGGGGACGGGATCATCGCGCGGATCGAAAACGACGCCGTCGCTGCGGCCATCCAACGGCTGGATTTGCCGGTGGTCGATGTCAGCGCGGCGCGGCACATCCCAGAGATCCCGTACTTCGAAATCAACGAGGTCGGAGTCGGGCGTTTGGCGTTTTATCATCTGCAGGAGCGTGGGCTGAGGAACTTTGCCTACTGTGACGAACCGCGTTTCCGTTGGTCGCAACTTCGCCGCGATGGGTTTGCCAAATACGTGGCGGCAGGCGGGTTCGAGTGTAATGTTTTCCAACCGAAACGCGGCGCGAAAGGGCAACAGTCCGCACTTTCCGAACGAGAGCAATTGACCCACTGGATCAAGTCGTTGCCACGGCCCGTCGGTGTGCTGGCTTGCTATGACATCAAGGCCCAGGAAATCCTGGATGTTTGCCGCGAACAGGGCATCCGTGTCCCCGAAGACGTCGCGTTGGTCGGCGTCGACAACGACGAAGTCCTGTGCGAAATTTGTACGCCGCCGCTGTCCAGTGTCGTCCCGGCCGCCAATCGCACTGGATACATGGCCGCCAAATGTCTTGACTCGCTAATGAACGGCGAAAAGAGGACGAAGCTTTGTAATTTAATCGAGCCGCTTGGAGTCGTTTCCCGGCAATCGACCGATGTCCTGGCGATCGACGACCCAGATGTTGCGATCGCCATGCGGTTCATTCGCGACCATTACAGCGAAGGGGTCAACGTTCGTGACGTCTTGAAGGTGGTCTCGATTTCGCGTCGTTCCCTGGAATCCAGATTCCAAAACACTGTCGGCCGAACTCTGCACCAAGAGATCACCCGTCGGCGAATCGCGCGTGTGTGCCAGTTGTTGAATGAATCAGATTTGACGATCGCGCAGATCGCAGAACGTTCGGGCTACCAAAACGAAGAATACCTCAGCGTTGCTTTTCGCCGGGCGATGGGGATGCCACCGGGCCGCTACCGCCGCGGCGAACCTGTCGACATCGACTGA
- a CDS encoding carboxymuconolactone decarboxylase family protein: protein MADFKVHTVESSGDSKPLLEKGLKKYGVVPNLYAVMAESPALLEAYQTITNIFSEHTDLSPTEQQIIAMTNNRLNGCTYCMAAHTTIMQGAKVPPDVITSLRDGTPIADAKLEALRIFAEKVNLNRGWMQDSDIDELIAAGYTKRTVFEVVLGTAYKVLSNYTNHVADTPVDPMFAKNVWSADDSAAN from the coding sequence ATGGCTGATTTCAAAGTACATACCGTCGAATCCAGCGGCGACAGCAAGCCTTTGTTAGAGAAGGGGCTGAAGAAATATGGTGTCGTGCCGAATTTGTATGCCGTGATGGCCGAGTCGCCTGCTCTATTGGAAGCCTACCAAACGATCACCAACATCTTTAGCGAACACACGGATTTGAGTCCGACCGAGCAGCAGATTATCGCGATGACGAACAATCGCTTGAATGGGTGCACGTACTGCATGGCCGCCCATACGACGATCATGCAGGGCGCTAAGGTACCGCCGGATGTGATTACCTCTCTGCGGGATGGCACACCGATTGCAGACGCAAAGCTGGAAGCCCTGCGAATTTTCGCAGAAAAGGTCAACCTCAATCGCGGTTGGATGCAGGACAGTGACATCGATGAACTGATTGCGGCCGGATACACCAAGCGAACTGTTTTCGAGGTCGTTTTGGGGACCGCTTACAAGGTCTTGTCGAACTACACCAATCACGTCGCCGATACGCCGGTCGATCCGATGTTCGCAAAGAACGTTTGGAGCGCGGACGATTCGGCTGCCAACTGA
- a CDS encoding ABC transporter ATP-binding protein, with protein MALIELKDVRRVYDLGEVQVHALRTVTRNVELGEYIALIGASGSGKSTLMNTLGCLDRPTHGSYLLDGQEVVTMNRDQRAKIRNKQLGFVFQSFNLLNRTSALENVELPLLYGAKIPARERRDRAMEMLGKVGLADRYHHHPSQLSGGQQQRVAIARALVNRPSILMGDEPTGNLDSKTSREVIELFRELNNEQKITVILVTHDQNVARNAKRTIVLRDGEVVEDTEDFSIAKAALEFDPELGP; from the coding sequence ATGGCGTTGATCGAACTGAAAGACGTTCGCCGCGTCTACGATCTTGGCGAAGTGCAGGTACACGCCCTTCGTACTGTCACGCGGAACGTCGAACTTGGCGAATACATCGCGTTGATCGGTGCATCGGGCAGCGGCAAGTCCACGCTGATGAACACGCTTGGCTGTCTGGATCGTCCGACCCACGGCAGCTACCTGCTAGACGGCCAAGAAGTGGTCACGATGAACCGCGACCAAAGGGCAAAAATCCGCAACAAACAACTGGGGTTTGTGTTCCAAAGTTTCAATCTGTTGAACCGCACGTCGGCGCTCGAAAACGTCGAACTTCCGTTGCTGTACGGAGCGAAGATTCCTGCCCGCGAACGTCGCGACCGCGCGATGGAGATGCTGGGCAAGGTGGGACTAGCCGATCGGTACCATCACCATCCGAGTCAACTATCGGGCGGCCAACAGCAACGCGTCGCGATCGCCCGAGCTCTTGTGAATCGACCGTCGATCCTGATGGGGGACGAACCAACCGGCAACCTCGATTCGAAGACCAGCCGCGAAGTGATCGAGCTGTTCCGTGAACTCAACAACGAACAGAAGATCACCGTCATCTTGGTCACTCACGACCAGAACGTCGCCCGGAATGCCAAACGAACGATCGTCCTGCGCGACGGCGAAGTTGTCGAAGACACCGAAGATTTCTCGATCGCCAAAGCCGCTCTGGAATTCGATCCCGAGCTCGGCCCGTAG
- a CDS encoding efflux RND transporter periplasmic adaptor subunit, giving the protein MTPRNRTKVIVRFLIILVIIGAAGAAAYRPVMKYLAERNKVTWETAELETGDITRYVNSTGTIQPVLSVSIGSFVSGPIVELNVDFNDEVQKGDILARVDPRLFKANVDRDEATLATREADLERVEAQLQQSLNNYMRGKRLRATNKDFMSDREMDALTFEVKSLQAQRKLSKASILQATASLETSRANLNYCEVTAPVDGVVIDRKINPGQTLAAQFQTPELFIIAPDLREKVHVFASVDEADIGLIQVAKKADRKVTFTVDAHPDEVFDGTIEQIRVSSVSTSNVVTYPVVIAASNSELKLLPGMTASISFEVDSTENVPKIPNAALRFFPEDVKLVRKQDQHLIDGSNWKSKPKSEAEEQENANQTATEKAESQRKKNHRHLWMIDGDLLKAVEVTTGLTENRFTEMVDGDLEVGAKLVTGRKG; this is encoded by the coding sequence CAATCGGACGAAAGTCATCGTTAGGTTCCTGATCATTCTGGTCATCATTGGTGCGGCGGGCGCGGCTGCCTACCGACCGGTGATGAAGTATTTGGCCGAACGAAATAAGGTCACCTGGGAAACCGCAGAGCTTGAAACTGGCGACATCACACGCTACGTCAACTCTACCGGCACGATCCAACCGGTTCTTTCGGTGTCGATCGGGTCATTTGTCTCGGGCCCGATCGTCGAATTGAATGTCGACTTCAACGACGAAGTGCAAAAGGGTGACATCCTGGCCCGCGTCGACCCCCGTCTTTTCAAAGCAAACGTCGACCGCGACGAAGCCACCTTGGCGACACGCGAAGCGGATCTGGAACGCGTCGAAGCACAGCTGCAACAATCGCTGAACAACTACATGCGAGGGAAACGGCTGCGGGCGACGAACAAAGATTTCATGTCCGACCGCGAAATGGATGCGTTGACGTTCGAGGTCAAGTCGCTGCAGGCGCAGCGTAAACTTTCCAAAGCATCGATCCTGCAAGCCACCGCATCGCTCGAAACATCCCGTGCCAACCTGAACTACTGCGAGGTAACGGCGCCGGTCGACGGCGTGGTGATCGACCGAAAGATCAACCCCGGACAGACGCTGGCGGCTCAGTTCCAAACACCCGAACTGTTCATTATCGCGCCGGATCTGCGAGAAAAGGTTCACGTATTTGCGTCCGTCGACGAAGCCGACATCGGTCTGATTCAAGTCGCCAAAAAGGCCGATCGAAAAGTCACCTTTACCGTCGATGCACATCCCGACGAAGTCTTTGATGGGACGATCGAACAGATCCGCGTCAGCAGCGTTTCGACGTCCAACGTTGTCACTTATCCAGTGGTCATCGCTGCCAGCAATTCGGAACTGAAACTGTTACCCGGGATGACCGCCAGCATATCGTTCGAAGTCGATTCGACCGAAAACGTGCCGAAGATCCCCAATGCGGCGCTGCGTTTTTTCCCCGAGGACGTGAAGTTGGTGCGGAAACAGGATCAACACCTGATCGACGGATCGAATTGGAAATCAAAGCCCAAGTCCGAAGCCGAAGAACAAGAGAACGCAAACCAAACGGCCACCGAAAAAGCAGAGTCCCAGCGAAAGAAAAATCACCGTCACCTTTGGATGATCGATGGCGATCTGTTGAAGGCAGTCGAAGTGACCACCGGGCTGACAGAGAATCGGTTTACCGAAATGGTCGACGGGGATCTCGAAGTCGGTGCCAAGTTGGTCACCGGACGAAAGGGCTGA